ATGTTTAGGTCATTTTTTTCCTGACATGTTGGGGTGGGGgcagcgcagtggtgcagtggttagagctgctgcctagcagcgagaaggtcctgggttcgctctccagcctgggatctttctgcatggagtttgcttgttctccctgtgcatgcgtaggttttctccgggtacctgTAGGTAGgttttgtccttaggtgtgtgtgtgtgtgtgtgtgtgtgtgtgtgtgtgtgtgtgtgtgtgtgtgtgtgtgtgtgtgtgtgtgtgtgtgtgtttgtcctgtgtgtctctgtgttgccctgcggctctctgtctagggtgtaccccgcctgattgcccattgaccgctggagataggcaccaacccccaacccaccccccaccccccgcacgaccccacgtggacaaagcgggttcagacaatggatgaatggatggatgttatGGGCGAATAATGAAACTAACTAGACCACGTTGTCAATTATAGAAACCATCAGCATGGAGGAATACCACAGCACAGTTCCTCAGAGTAGATTCAAATGAGCAGCTAAGCTGGAGGGAATCCACCCTGGTTTGCAAACATTTATAGGTGGGCCAGCAGATGTATTTCTGGATCATTGATTGCCATTGCGTGAGATGCTCTTAACACAATGATGGCaaaaaaattttatttaaatCATCTGTCAAAAATGTGAATAATTGTAATTGACCCTGTCTTAGAAGATTGGGTTGGGGTTGGGGGTCGTCCAGTCTCCATTTCGAGCTCCCCCTGTGTGTGTCGGCTGAGGCTGGGCTGGCCTAACTCCCCAGTAATATTTTGGTAGCATGCTAAAAAAGTATACGGTTACATTGGTGCTTTAGGAATTTTCGCAAACAAGACGCCAAAAACTAGCATAGCAAGCCATCTTATATATGTGATTATATTGGATGGTCACAACCCATAAACATGGGTagaagctcaggaggtacagcgggttgtccagtaatcagatggTTGTAGGTTTCACCCCTGCtactgccagagaatgctgctgttgtttccttgggcaagacacttaacccaccagcCTTCTGTTGGTGGTTGGAAGGACCAGTGGCGTCAGTACTCGGTAGTCTCGCTTTTGTCGTtgcggcccagggcagctgtggctacatcgtagctcatccccaccagtgtatgaatacaTGTGtgtatgggtggatgactgattgagttgtgaagcaccttgggggttttagaaccctaagaaggcactataccagAGCATTTTTTGTGTTAGACAGAGATCGGTCATGGGGTgccatctacggttgtctttcaaactgtctctgcatgctgatggacaacgaacaatgtgacgtactcaccactacagatgtcagtcaacaaggcagtctGCCACACACCatcgaagaagacacaaatatacttaatttttctaaataaagtactGAAGTTCCTCTTTCTGCTCGTCTAAGTCTAAAAAGTccaaatttgatgccaaaaccatTTCAAAGGATCTGCCACGTCGTAGTTTTTCCGCTCCGTCGCACCATCCCACTGCCTCAAACTGATAGAGCATTGTGATTGGCAATACTTattgggccaatggtagacctgctgaggctcctatggagtGTGGCTGGACCGACGTTCATCCTTTGGCTTTCTGTCTTGATTTCTAGGCTAGCCAACAGTGGGTCGAATATGTAAAACCCTCTAGAACAAGCATCACCCAATCGTGCATACTGGAGACGTGGCCAGGAGGCCTAGACCTTTGAATTATGTAGATTCAGTAAGTAGCTTGCTTGAAGGGCAAGAAAAACATCCTGAGATTATGCTATGGCCAATTTACAGGATTTGTAGTGCAAAAAAACAAACTGACTGACCAGAATGTCGCTTCATTTAGATTTTTTTGTCCTGCTTTTGTTGTTCTGTTGTTAAAAGTTAGTTTTAACCATATTCCAATGCCTTTCTGCAGACCTGTTAGCCTGGAGTGCCTTTTCAGGTTGGACACATCCCAGGTACAGTCTTTAAGCTATGTTTTCTATGCTCTACTCATCTTAGAAGCTTCAAACTCAAATCTGTGTCTCATATTTTGATACTCTTTTCTTCACTAAGGCATATTCTGCTACAAAACAAGCCAAGGAGAGATCATGGAGTCCACCGCTGATGCAGAGACGTGGTAATTTGCATTTGCTGGATCTTCATTTGTATGTTTGAAGCAGATCAGCTGTTTAGGACAGAGACTCGGCTCTGTGGCCGTGCCCTCATTTTATTCTCCAGCAGTGCTTTAGGAAAAGAAGATGCACCTCCACCCCCACGCAGCATCTAAAATGACAGAAAAGCCGTTCTGCTCATCCTTCAGACCCCGGCTCACCGTATACGTGCTCAGTCCTTGTTCTAAACATCCAGATTGAAGAGAAGTCAAAGCAACCACGGACTGATGAcacgtgtttgttttgtttgtacagAGATAATGCACTACAAGAGATATGTTTTCTAAAATCACATCCCACTGTGACGTTGTACATAGTTCATCTTTGTCGTACCAAGTGCGTATCTGAAGGTCATGCTCAATGTTTTATTAATAACTTCTTTTTTAAGGTGTTCTGCTCTGGTCGTTTGTGTTGCGTTCAAAGTTTGTCATGTTTTCAGCAAAAGTTTGATGCTGATCTGGAAAAAGAAAAGTCACTCGtctttagagtaaaacaaaagagaGAAATTGGACTCGAGCATCTCAAAGCTGCACAAAAAGGTCCTTCTGTTTAGATCTCGTGTCTCTAAATGCTCTTTGTTGCACACGTGTTgatgtgtgagtgtgtctgtgtgtgttctgTGTAAATGTGCTTGCCAAAGCCTTCTTATCACACTGATGCAATGCTTCGTATAGAAGAAGTGTTGTCCAGCCAACATCTCAGATTCTTTGTTGACGGagtctatatatgtatatatatatatatatatatatatatatatatatatatatatatatatatatatatatacataatctCCTTTTGTAAGCACTACATTAAGTTATTTTTGCTGATTTATGGCTGAAAAGGATTTCCACTGTGACTCGTCTGGAGGTTGCCTTTACGATGGGGAGCAGCTCtgagaggtgatgttttaaaggcatTGGGTTGCCAGATGGCTTGAATGTAAAAAGAAATGCATTTATAACTTTGTTTAAAAGAAATTAATACATGGAAGCCTTCTGAATCAAGCAGATATTTATTGTGCAAGCAGTAGGTGACAGGGTTTACATAGTGATGGTTATAAAAAGACACTGGGCCAAATGTAAAACTGCCTGCTGTGGACATTATTTTTTGTAACAAATAACTTCATTTGACAAAATGAAATCCGGAGAGTACCATTGGAGTcctcccccagagacccacggttgtaatattacaacatcagatttaagtctacaacaattaaccttccccatttttttttctttttaaaaccacatttacattgctaataggtcctattgttcagttctgcaacactattggctgttaaaatgtgtaaataggcccgtttatctggcctcgtagaacaacatgtgaaaggttaaaaaaaggttttgcagttgttttctaaatttgggtctctgggggttaaagggATGTTAGAAGAGAATGAAGTACTAAAACTGGGTGAAATGTTATAATCGTCTGCCCCCTTGTGGCTCTGTACCATCACTGCACATTgttatgtggtgtgtgtgtgtgtgtgtgtgtgtgtgtgtgtgtgtgtgtgtgtgtgtgtgtgtgtgtgtgtgtgtgtgtgtgtgtgtgtgtgtgtgtgtgtgtgtgtgtgtgtgtgtgtgtgtgtgtgtgtgtgtgttagcgcgcCACACTGGGAGGACATGTGTGCTCAGTTCCAACGATTGTATTTCTGTTCTTGCTAAGACTTTTGTTCACACGACTTGTTTGTCAATATCACTTTTCATCATTTTGTAAATGAAGCCagcaaaaataattaataaagtgAAATATGGATATAATGAAATCAAACCTTGTGGGAAAAAATCTGtttcttttctttcatttttaagtAATTGGATTAAATCTGAAACTGTGCCGTGTGTGATCAAAGCAACAAGTAACAATCCTCACGATTACACCTTTGAGCTTTAGTTTCAGCCATGTTTAATCAGAACTCCACGTTCCACCACTTGAAGTCAAACGGTTTACGCCGAACGTTGGAGCCACAGTGCACCTCTCCCATCATTTTGTGGTAGGAGGCAAAGTCATCGATGAACGTGCACTTGAGACCCAGGGCCTCCATCAGGGAGCACATCTCAGCCTCCAGGGCGCAGCGTCCGTTCACCCTGGGACCAAACGGCTTCGGGATGCCAAGGTTCTTCCCCAAGACGATCATGTTGACCTGGGAATAGATGTGGCACGTAACGGTGTCAGTAGCTCCAATGTTTACTTCTGTTTGATGCATCTTGTGAACTAATGATAGACTATAATCCCACctgaaagaaaattaaaaaaaaataggaTCAAACTCACCATATCAGGGTAGTAGGCTGCTGCTCTGCGGGCCTCTTGCTCATCCCTTCTCTCCTCATTCCTTCCCTCATCCTCTTCCCTTCTTTCCTCATCCCTCCCCTCCCTTTCTTCCTTCCTTTCCTCTCCATCCTCCTCATCCCGCCTCTCCCTttcttccctcctctcctctccatccTCCTCATCCCGCCTCTCCCTttcttccctcctctcctctccatcctcctcatccctcctctcctctccatccTCCTCATCCCTCTCCAACTTGAAGAGGATTGGCAGGTCAATAATATCATCCTCGTCCAGGCCCAGCTCTCTCTTCAGGACATCCCTGTTCCAGTCAATGCAGCTCTAAGAAATAAAAAAGTTCAAACATAAAAAGCTAAACGGAGATATCTTGATATCAATTCATAATTAGGTTCCCCTTATAAATGGCTATTGCattcattaaaaagaaaaaaaacatttggatcactatatactgccgcctacaggtctggcatgtccttaacaacgtatttatccgggtacgtgtggacagagttttttttaaacgaggtggtgtggatgcaagtttttggaggggcggatattcgtcttaaaaaaacggctacgtgtgggctAGGCCTGAGTCTCTCCAACTTGCACTTAGCAGCCTTTTTTGGCTGCACAGGTGCAGCCACTCATCAAAAATCCAGGCTGCATACAGCCACACCAATAAAAAAGCAGAACGGCATCGGCAGAAACATCTGAAGCAGCCAATCAACTGGTTGCACTGGCACAGCAGTCCCTTAAGATGATGGGTTCTTGTTTTCTTCCATTAGCAGGGGTTgtaacagtgtgtgaatgtgtgtgtgtgtgtgtgtgtgtgtgaatggatgaatgatacactgtagtgtaaaacactttggagtcctctgattctGAAAGGTATGAATGAAGGTAATTTATAATCATCTTTCAGGATTTTCTAGAGTTTTACcatctgttttccatcagaaacTAATTCAGGAGTTGGATGCCGGAGACTAttttgtgtgaaagtgtgtgtgaatggatgaatgatacactgtagtgtaaagcgctttggagtccttactctgagaggcgctatacaagtgcgggtcatttatcatttattttcatGACCTTATTTTcgtataatttaaaaaaatgaatttgCTATTTTTGTAGCATGTATGTGTGATTAAGATAACTCAGCATTTGTTTTGTTCTATAAAGTAATTAGTTTAAAATGTTGATCAGAGCTAAGAAACAAGTaggccactagagggcagtgtgGAAagttttaatccgattaaattagATATGGAGATTATAATGAAAAGAAGAGCAAAAAAGTAGATTATTCAGTATCTTTCATCTCTTAAGGATACTCATTAGTACCTTTACTAAATACAACACAATTATCAATTTACATTTAACTCATTAGCTGGAATGAAACCGCTGCAGGAGTGTTTCGTTAACTTCATAATTTTTTATCCTGCATCTTGTTAAAGGATCAACGAGAATGCTAGCTATGAATGCTCCCTTTGTTTTCCTGTGTTGCAATAAACGTACACCGTTAGCCTTCTGCTCACCTGCACGTAGTTATTTTCACTTCGTAGAGTTTCATCGTGAAGGATCTCATCAACAGTCACTGGCTTCTCATCCTTTAGACCTTTTAGAAACATTTAAAGACAAGCATTAAAGTGCACAGAGGTTGTTGAAGTACATGAAATTTCCAGAAATATCATTATCGTGATTATTAACCATCAAACAGTTTGGCGTCTCCGTGTCCGTCGTTCTGTAAGCCTTTGAATAGTTTGTAGGCTGCATCTGGGCTAGCCAGCAGCAGTCGGAAACCCTGAAGGCAGACAGACCGGAGACAAACACTAAAGCGCTCAAATGATCTAAAATGTCTATTTTCCTACAAGTGTAACATCTACCTTTCTGTCAGGCGCAGGGACAAATGTCATGAACTCGTCCACGTGGCCGACACTGAGCCAGTCAGAAAATAAGGCGATGGGCTTCTGAACCTTCTGAGCCCACAAAAATTCCTGAACCACTTCGGTCATGTTCCGTCCTCTAGTCGTCCTAAAAGAGCAAAGTAGAGCTGAGCAAAAACAACTCCTCTCACGGGCTCGTTTCACTGCTCTGCATAAAGAAAATCAGTGTGCTGTGTGTCATCAGTTTATCAGAGACACACTTTATTTCCTTACATTTCACTTTGTAAGAGTTAGCTTATCTTTCAGCTTTTACTGTGTCATCCCTTGAGCTAGATACTTTctactttttatttattcataGGTAGAGTCATGTTCAGAGGCTGTACTGACAACACAACGATAAAACATATTTAGAACCCTTCAGAAAAGCTGCAGAAGTTCTTGCTCAAGATTGCTTTTGAAAAATGATGAGCAATTCTAATTATTTAGAAGAAAAGGATGCATATGACTGAGGACTGATGCACAGTACCAGCTGATGTAAAAGTCATGATGGAAGGAGCGTGGTGATAAAGCACTTCTGTTTTCTGGGTTATTTTTCATTTAACCCTTCTTATTGTGTTAAAATGTGGTCTAGAAGTTGTTTTTCTTCTCAGTTATAAAGATTTATGTGAATTGAACTCCTAAACTCAGGTGCGCTTGTTTCAGCGacgagaattcagccagagggaAAAGAAGCTGcagacagcaggatctggagtcttatctctcttctgattgcataacagcaacacaactctaccactgactctatttgctctgcaacgttgatgttttatctccactaataacacaggcCTGGGGGAGTTCTGGTATGTGgtagagctgctaatgctaacggttagcttctactagctgtttcctggatgctaaaccaacaacagccttccccatcgtgagtcaagatgagcgagtccatgaatgttaagtgacagtgtgacgtagatctgtcaggattttctaatcctagagtttccacCGTCTttgttctgtcagaagctaatgcaggagataggtgtaggagacaattttcatgttccgTCTTCATGTTAAActgagagtgactgatcatttttaaaaatactaaagttttctcagtgaaggacctctttgatGTCTAATATAAGAGAGtacattctaaatgtaaactggtTTGAGAGCTAAGAACAAACCCAAGAGCCTCATTTGTAAAAGTTTTCCCTCATTTGTTTGATGTAAATCAGTGAGGTGCCACACCCGTCTGAAGAATAATCAGTGGTGGGTTACTCACGTTGGGAAGGCGACCCCAATTATGATTCTGCCCAGTGGGTATTCTTTTCCATTCACGGTGACCGGAGGGCTGACCTCCAGATTACCAAACGAGTCCAGGCTGCTCACGTTTTTCCTCTTAGCCACCCGGGTCACATAACCGAAGTCCGGGCCCTGAGGAGACAGGCTGGTTTCAATTATTCGTTCTAAACAAGCAGCATGATTATAGGAATTATTTTTCTACACATTTTCTATGATATGTGGGAATTAACTTTTCATAATTTATAATTCCCCTAAGTCCATCCCCTGGCCTCCATGACAAAACCAATCATGAACACAAGCCTAGAGCGTTGGCCAACAGAGTTGTGTTTCCAAGATGGAGCTGTCAATCAATGACAATGAACCCCAGTACCCAGCAGGCATTGCAGGGTGTTGCACTGATGCAGTCTGCATAACACCCCCACCTAGCTTAACTCAACTTGCATTAAAGCCACTAATCGGCAGGTTCCTTTATTTGTGATAgcttctttctgtgtgtgtgtgtgtgtgtgtgtgtgtgtgtgtgtgtgtgtgtgtgtgtgtgtgtgtgtgtgtgtgtgtgtgtgttttcatggtaAAACTAGCTTCAGTAGcatttcatttaaaataaaaattgattTGAAGAGAAAAGTGAGCTTCACCAGTAACACTTCATATGGAAAATCGTCCAGCCCTCTGTTTCTGGGTGAATCCAGAACCACGGGAAACGACTGATGGGGTGAATCAATGTAACCAAACTCCACTTCATCCTGGAAAAGGCAGACAACACGCACAGAGGTTTAAATGACCTTTGTTTTTGTTAGGCAGTTTATTTTGTGTGCTCTCAGATGCATAAACACTTAATTATATGTAATTAATTACATGTACAAAAACAGTATTAGGACTCTTGGAGTAATAATTATTAGCCATTTATTACGGGAGCCTTTTAGTGAAGTGGAACAGGT
This sequence is a window from Nothobranchius furzeri strain GRZ-AD chromosome 3, NfurGRZ-RIMD1, whole genome shotgun sequence. Protein-coding genes within it:
- the LOC107385009 gene encoding protein-arginine deiminase type-2; translated protein: MVLQRTLRADCGKTTRVVCVVGSELTLNLNRSAPPHSKFFSVKCTPSVHYSVTPPTQETSHLSPVPLNGNPVLLISMSRASEHENDSKLSVTYYEESGAGIAKVVVHLTAVEISLDVDADRDGTVEKNNPHKGSWKWGPNGHGAIVLVNCDSERSYWKEPDNEDDHISKVSDLKDMSLMVLRTRGPAKLPEGYKLTMHISQEDAKTVRVFQSKSVHKATNFLQSLFSSFTKDYPLVLSREVLSQEVPYLGGEGELNFYVEGLRFPDKDFDGLVTINLSLLEPICDGIPETPIFTDKVVFRVAPWIMTPNTLPPVEVFVCSTKDNYVFLEEMDNLVAESGYKLNVCHEYMNRGDRWMQDEVEFGYIDSPHQSFPVVLDSPRNRGLDDFPYEVLLGPDFGYVTRVAKRKNVSSLDSFGNLEVSPPVTVNGKEYPLGRIIIGVAFPTTTRGRNMTEVVQEFLWAQKVQKPIALFSDWLSVGHVDEFMTFVPAPDRKGFRLLLASPDAAYKLFKGLQNDGHGDAKLFDGLKDEKPVTVDEILHDETLRSENNYVQSCIDWNRDVLKRELGLDEDDIIDLPILFKLERDEEDGEERRDEEDGEERREERERRDEEDGEERREERERRDEEDGEERKEEREGRDEERREEDEGRNEERRDEQEARRAAAYYPDMVNMIVLGKNLGIPKPFGPRVNGRCALEAEMCSLMEALGLKCTFIDDFASYHKMMGEVHCGSNVRRKPFDFKWWNVEF